One Paraburkholderia dioscoreae DNA segment encodes these proteins:
- a CDS encoding mechanosensitive ion channel domain-containing protein — protein sequence MQSCPLRRESGAAPFNGGQPATHAAFHFSPCRSERDARRAVRPPLAARLGAWAAALCAALILCLGGMPANALAAGAATGTPVIPALQSLINSATVTAAPASPASGASAAEAASAPSPASQAELARSLDSVISTLDNDRQRTALVAQLKKLRDVSQNVAPAAPVQPSPGLLGAIASGIASFESDVHQGRTPVRYWGGRFNAAGNELYTIISGQGHESFGRIVFSMIAMLAGWGACAGALIYVQHRLYRRFGIVMGLNPNPTTRELLIFALRRVGPWIIAFLAALLFVRAMPDALGRTLGMVVAYAIVAGAVFSAICLIMFSLFGSGHRRIAVRLLIDHARRVLFVVGVCGALGDAAVNYDVAHQLGPNLAALISTAANMTAAVLTGYFALAFRRPVAHLIRNRPYEQRTTHKAATDAFDVLAALWHVPVLVLATASVVATLGGSGSNENVLQISVVTALLLVLAFFVSAIVLRLTRPRSARTRRRSPYLTRLLRFFGTLVTLFVWLFFFELAARLWGVSLAAVVEENVAARGIAHAVTAIIATVFIAWLLWILVDTAITEALNPGGPRNKSRVPSMRARTMLPLLRNVLLVTIMTIAGIVTAANLGINVTPLLAGAGVIGLAIGFGAQSLVTDLITGLFIIIEDTISVGDWIDVDGGHAGTVEHLSIRTVRLRDGQGAIHAIPFSQIKIVKNLSRDFAYAVFEVRMSFSTDVDEITQLIREVGADLMADFRYRREMLGPIEVWGLDRFDPNWMVVKGQIKTRPLQQWSVARAFNLRLKRKMDEAGIEIPVPQMRVYTSSKDSEGQPLQDDEMSGLGPRGHAESQPETSASASAARAVHPPLAVARDVSHEPRPAPPPTGQTAPVPPQIPTAGEAGGKT from the coding sequence ATGCAGTCATGCCCGTTGCGGCGTGAGTCCGGGGCTGCGCCGTTCAACGGCGGGCAGCCGGCGACTCACGCCGCCTTCCACTTTTCCCCTTGCCGTAGCGAGCGCGACGCGCGCCGCGCCGTGCGCCCGCCACTCGCGGCGCGGCTTGGCGCATGGGCCGCAGCGCTTTGCGCCGCGCTGATCCTGTGCCTTGGCGGGATGCCCGCGAATGCGCTTGCAGCCGGCGCGGCCACCGGCACGCCGGTTATTCCGGCCCTGCAGAGTCTGATCAACAGCGCGACGGTGACCGCGGCGCCCGCGTCTCCTGCTTCAGGCGCATCGGCGGCGGAGGCGGCGTCCGCGCCCTCGCCGGCGAGTCAGGCGGAGCTGGCGCGTTCGCTCGACAGCGTGATCTCCACGCTCGACAACGACCGGCAACGCACCGCGCTCGTCGCCCAGCTCAAAAAACTGCGCGACGTCTCGCAGAACGTCGCGCCGGCCGCGCCCGTGCAACCGAGTCCTGGCTTGCTCGGCGCGATCGCGTCCGGCATTGCGTCGTTCGAATCCGACGTGCATCAAGGGCGCACGCCGGTCCGCTATTGGGGCGGACGCTTCAATGCCGCCGGCAACGAGCTCTACACGATCATTTCGGGGCAGGGGCACGAGAGCTTCGGCCGCATTGTGTTCTCGATGATTGCGATGCTGGCGGGCTGGGGCGCGTGCGCCGGCGCGCTGATCTACGTGCAGCACCGGTTGTACCGGCGCTTCGGCATCGTCATGGGGCTCAATCCGAACCCCACCACGCGCGAGTTGCTGATCTTCGCGCTGCGCCGCGTCGGGCCGTGGATCATCGCCTTTCTCGCCGCGCTGCTGTTCGTGCGCGCCATGCCAGACGCGCTCGGCCGCACGCTCGGCATGGTGGTTGCCTATGCGATCGTTGCGGGTGCGGTGTTCTCGGCGATCTGTCTGATCATGTTTTCGCTGTTCGGCTCGGGGCATCGGCGGATCGCCGTGCGCCTGCTGATCGATCATGCGCGGCGCGTGCTGTTCGTGGTCGGCGTGTGCGGCGCGCTCGGCGACGCCGCCGTCAATTACGACGTCGCGCATCAGCTCGGGCCGAATCTCGCCGCATTGATTTCGACCGCGGCCAACATGACGGCCGCCGTCCTCACCGGCTACTTCGCGCTCGCGTTTCGCCGTCCGGTCGCGCACCTGATCCGCAACCGGCCCTACGAGCAGCGCACCACCCACAAGGCCGCGACCGACGCCTTCGACGTGCTCGCCGCGCTGTGGCACGTGCCCGTGCTGGTGCTCGCCACCGCGTCGGTGGTTGCCACGCTCGGCGGCTCGGGTTCGAACGAAAACGTGCTGCAGATCTCGGTGGTGACCGCGCTGCTGCTGGTGCTGGCCTTTTTCGTGTCGGCCATCGTGTTGCGCCTGACGCGTCCGCGCAGCGCGCGCACGCGGCGCCGCTCGCCGTATCTGACGCGCCTGCTGCGTTTTTTCGGCACGCTGGTCACGCTGTTTGTCTGGTTGTTTTTCTTTGAACTCGCGGCGCGTTTGTGGGGCGTCTCGCTGGCTGCGGTGGTCGAAGAAAACGTGGCGGCGCGCGGCATCGCGCATGCGGTGACGGCGATCATCGCCACCGTGTTCATTGCGTGGCTGCTGTGGATTCTGGTCGATACCGCGATCACGGAAGCGCTCAATCCGGGGGGGCCGCGCAACAAGTCGCGCGTGCCGAGCATGCGCGCCCGCACCATGCTGCCGCTGTTGCGCAACGTGCTGCTCGTCACGATCATGACCATCGCCGGCATCGTGACGGCGGCCAATCTCGGCATCAATGTCACGCCGCTGCTGGCGGGCGCCGGCGTGATCGGCCTCGCGATCGGCTTCGGCGCCCAGTCGCTCGTGACCGACCTGATCACGGGGCTGTTCATCATCATCGAAGACACGATTTCGGTGGGCGACTGGATCGACGTGGACGGCGGCCACGCGGGCACGGTCGAGCATCTGTCGATCCGCACAGTGCGGCTGCGCGACGGGCAAGGCGCGATTCACGCGATTCCGTTCTCGCAGATCAAGATCGTCAAGAACCTGTCGCGCGATTTCGCGTATGCGGTGTTCGAGGTGCGCATGTCGTTCTCCACCGACGTCGATGAGATCACGCAGTTGATCCGTGAGGTCGGCGCCGATCTGATGGCCGATTTCCGTTACCGGCGCGAGATGCTCGGACCGATCGAGGTGTGGGGACTGGACCGTTTCGATCCGAACTGGATGGTCGTGAAAGGACAGATCAAGACGCGGCCGCTGCAGCAATGGAGCGTGGCGCGCGCGTTCAATCTGCGTCTCAAGCGCAAGATGGACGAAGCGGGCATCGAGATTCCGGTGCCGCAGATGCGTGTGTATACGTCGTCGAAGGATAGCGAAGGGCAGCCTTTGCAGGACGACGAGATGTCGGGGTTGGGCCCGCGTGGACATGCCGAGAGTCAGCCGGAGACGTCGGCGTCCGCATCGGCGGCGCGGGCCGTGCATCCGCCGCTTGCGGTGGCGCGCGACGTGTCGCACGAACCACGGCCGGCGCCGCCGCCGACCGGGCAGACAGCGCCGGTTCCACCGCAGATTCCTACAGCCGGCGAGGCGGGCGGGAAGACCTAG
- a CDS encoding cysteine dioxygenase family protein codes for MLLYGARNAPLARLCDALDAMFEACGPSPEPSESAFFARSMRIALADAAANPDLLTAAQREGSAEKYRRHLLAADPYGRYAIAALVWLPQQASPVHAHHTWCGYAVMEGTLSETVFEWNGARHCASATRTQARNRGAVSFVRGGRGGIHQLGNRSDEPAVSLHIYGVAGAQIATHVNDVVRVADCGHDARS; via the coding sequence ATGCTGTTGTACGGCGCGCGCAACGCGCCCCTCGCGCGCCTGTGCGATGCCCTGGATGCGATGTTCGAAGCCTGCGGGCCATCTCCGGAACCGTCTGAGTCAGCCTTCTTCGCGCGCAGCATGCGCATTGCGCTCGCGGACGCGGCGGCGAATCCCGACCTGCTCACGGCAGCGCAGCGCGAAGGCTCGGCGGAGAAGTACCGGCGTCATCTGCTGGCTGCGGACCCGTACGGCCGCTATGCGATCGCCGCGCTGGTGTGGCTGCCGCAGCAGGCAAGCCCCGTGCACGCGCATCACACATGGTGCGGCTACGCGGTGATGGAAGGCACGCTGAGCGAAACGGTATTCGAGTGGAACGGCGCACGGCACTGCGCGAGCGCCACGCGCACACAAGCACGCAATCGGGGCGCCGTGTCGTTCGTGCGAGGCGGCCGTGGCGGGATTCATCAACTGGGCAATCGCAGCGACGAGCCTGCCGTCTCGCTGCATATTTACGGCGTCGCGGGTGCGCAGATCGCGACGCACGTCAACGACGTGGTGCGCGTTGCCGACTGTGGTCACGACGCCCGCAGCTAG
- a CDS encoding Lrp/AsnC family transcriptional regulator, with amino-acid sequence MGMDIIDRKLLELLQADATMPIAELAQRVNLSQTPCWKRLQRLKEAGVIRAQVALCDARKLGVGTTVFVAVRTNQHTEEWAQTFTRAVRDIPEVVEVYRMSGETDYLLRVVVSDIDDYDRVYKLLIAAVPLYDVSSSFAMEQIKYSTALPVRYTV; translated from the coding sequence ATGGGAATGGATATCATCGACCGGAAGCTGCTGGAGTTGCTGCAAGCGGACGCGACCATGCCGATCGCCGAGCTGGCGCAACGCGTGAACCTGTCGCAAACGCCTTGCTGGAAGCGGCTGCAGCGTCTGAAAGAGGCGGGCGTGATCCGCGCGCAGGTCGCGCTTTGCGACGCGCGCAAGCTCGGCGTGGGCACGACCGTGTTCGTCGCGGTGCGCACCAATCAGCACACGGAGGAATGGGCGCAGACGTTCACGCGTGCGGTGCGGGACATTCCGGAAGTCGTGGAGGTGTACCGGATGAGCGGCGAAACCGATTACCTGCTGCGCGTGGTGGTGTCCGATATCGACGACTACGACCGCGTCTACAAGCTGCTGATCGCGGCCGTGCCGCTATACGACGTGAGTTCGAGCTTCGCGATGGAGCAGATCAAATATTCGACGGCTTTGCCGGTGCGCTATACGGTGTAG